GCATTACAGATATATAATTGCCGCTCCGTTTTCTTTTCAGGATCCGCTTGCCAAGCTTAATCTCCTTCTTAATCATATCAAGAATTACTTCGGTTTTAAAGAGAAGTTTTCCTATCCCATTCCTTATACCAGGCAACAGCTGGCTTCGCTTACCGGAATGAGGATAGAAACGGTAATCCGGACCATTAAAAAGATGGAAAAGCAGGATATGCTGAAAATTGACGGCACTAAAATATTTATTTAAATGAAAAACCCTCAACTTATGTCAAGGATTTTTATTCTATTATTCTGAATTGTTTTATTTTTCCGTTACTTCAGTAATCGGGTTTCCGACATTCCCGCTGGGAAACTGGATCTTTAACAAGGATGAAACTGTAGGTGCAATATCGGTCATGTGATAAGGTTTATCGCTTGCGCCGTGCCGAATTCCCCAGCCCATGAAAATCAAGGGAATATGAGAGTCATAAGAGTTCCAGACACTGTGCGTAGTCCCTGTTTTTGCATACGGCGGAAGCATGGAATCATGAGAAATAAGCTGGATATCCCCGCTTCTCTGCCTGTTGATCCCATTGATAATCCGCTGCTTGAGCGGCTCTGGAATTGTAGCTTCCTGCACTTTCGTCACAGAAACGGCATACAGGTCATTGGGGTCATTTTCAATTTCCTGAACGGTAAAATCCCTTACCTCGTCCAATACTAATTTATTTTCTTTCAATAATTTCCTGTCGAAATAAATCTGGTAATTGTCAACGCCGTTAATCAGTTTATCCACCCCGAACTTCTCTTTCAGCTTCAGATTCATAGCAGCTTCTATCCCATCCCCGAAAAAACCGGTTGTTATTTTATGTTCCTGCAGAAATCCTACGGAATGGGCTCCTCCATGGTCTGCCGAAAGGAAAACGGTATATTTGCCCTTCCCCACTTTAGTATCCAGGTAACTGAAAAACTGTGCTAAATCCTGGTCCAGCCTCAGATAAACATCTTCTACCTCAATAGAATTAGGCCCGAATTTATGGCCTGCATAATCTGTGGAAGCCAGGTTGACTGCCAGCATATCCACAACGTCATCGCCTCCCAGCTTTTCACCTTCTACAGCAGCCTCAGCTAATTTCAAAGTCAGTGTATTTCCAAACGGCGTATAACGGATATTGTCTTTTTTTGCCTGATAGTCGGCGGCTAAGTTGCTGTAAGGAAATGTAGGTGTTTTTGCGCTTCCCAGCAATCCTTCCCAAGAAGAATTGTCCGGTGCGCTCTCGGTATACTGACTGATCGGAAGCAGCGTGTTCCAGCCGTTGGCCACTAATTTATCCGGCAGGTTAAGCGCATTGAATGATTTCAGCCACTGCGGGAGGTCGTTCATATACCAGGTGCTGGTAATAAAGTTCCCTGAAGAATCATCAAACCAGTAAGCCCCGTTCGGGGTGTGCCCTGCCGGAAGGATGGATGCCCGGTCTTTCAGGGAAACACCAACCACTTTGCCCTGGAAATTGGTTGCCAGCCTCAGTTCATCCGTAACGGTGGTAGACCATAGATTTTTCGGAGAATGGCTCCCCACTTTTACATTTTGGGTGCCTACCGGCCGTACGCTTTCATCCGTTGTGCAGTATACGTTTTTCCCGGTCTCTTTATCAGTCCAGTCATTTCCCGCAATACCGTGGATTGCCGGTACTGATCCCGTATAGATACAGGCATGCCCCAGAGCCGTAACAGTAGGAATGTAAGGAATATGGACATTATTTAAAGAATAACCCGTATTTAACAATCTTTTGAAACCCTCATTACCGTATTTGTTGTAAAAACGGTACAGGTAATCCCATCTCATCTGATCTACCACTAGACCTACCACTAATTTAGGCCTCTCCAACTGAGAATTTCTGTTCTTCTGCGCATGGGTTGTAATAACGGACAAAAAAGCAGCCGCCACAACCGAAATTTTCCTAAGCATTCCGTAAAATTTTGTTGAAAGCAAATTTACGGGTTTTGGAATTTTCAGGATGTGAAATTTTAATTAATTTACACTTCCGTTTCATTACAAAAAGATAATATTTGCTTCAGTATTTGACATAAAGGTACTCCTCAGCTATTATTTAGGATTTTTTTGACCTATTTTTATCTTACCGGGTTATAATAAGTCTCTTTTTATTACTTTTTTCCGGATGTATTTTTTTACATTTGAAAGAACCGGAATCCGTTTAAATCACGTCTTAATGAAACTTGTCAGACCTTTTCTTTTATTTGTCTCCATTCTGTTGTTCGGATGGCTTTTCATGAGTAATATCAACCTGGTCAATGTAGCCGTAACACCGAATGAAGCTGAAATCAATTCTGAAATCGCCAGCGTAAACGGGTCTACGGACATGAACCAGCTTAAAAAATTCACCATAGGGAAGATCAGCTCTATGGAGGTGATCAGGAAAAGGTTTTCGGAAAATGTAATGATCAGGATGGCCGTTATTTCAATGCTGGTTTTCATACAGATTATCCTGTACAGTACCAAAAGTAATATACTGAATTCAAAATTCACAGATTTTTAACATGATTTTAGGCGTATACTGGTATTACAGGTTTCCTGATAGGCTGTATGATTTTAAATTTTTCAGATTTCTGAAAGGTTTTGGTGGGCATGCCGATAATCCTGCGCGGCTTCAGGCAAGCGTGTATTTAGAAGATGCAGGACATTTTTTATCCAAAATAAAAGAACTGAAATCTGAATATAAAAGAGCCTATTTAAAAGTAAAGACAGACGGAAATCATCTCTTTATAGAAACCGGCGATTATACTTTATTCGATTATCATTTCCAGATGGTTTCAGAGATTGAAGAAGTTTTAAAAGATGAAAACGCTGTCCCCACAGAATATAAAGTTTCCCCTGAAACGGAAACTGCTTATAAGTTTGATGCAGACCATGAAGGAATTTACGGTCAAAGAAAACACGATTTCATACAGTTGACAGGTTCTGACTTCAAAAAACATGATGCGGAAAATTTCTCGATGCGGATCGACTGTCATCTGCCTTTACCCATGAAAACAGCATTCCTGAATGAGCTTACCAAAGTATGCCGTGAGGAAAACATCTCTGTTTTTTATTATTTTGACTTTAAAACAGATGATTTTGTTAACCTGATGCTTTTTTTCACCAACGGTCGTCAGACCAAAGACCATATCCAAATTACTGATCTCATTTCTTTTGGAAACAAAATCCAGAATACTGCTGAAAAATATACTGTACAGTTCGGTCTTAAAAACGGACCGGAGTCCTATCCTGCAAACGGCCCGCATATTGAGCTAATGGCTGATGAAGAATTTATTATCCGTAAAAAACTTTCGTAAAATTATATATTCAATGGAGATCAGAAAACTGCAGAAGTTCACCGATAACTCAATTTTAAACCGCAGCTTAAACGGCTATGAAACCGATACCATCTATGTGGTGTCTGCTATTGAAATGGGAAACGCTTTTGAATTTAGCTTAAGAGAGAAAAAACAGCCGTATATAAAAGCCTGGGCAACTGGGCCGGACGATGTGGACCTACTCAATACAATAATTGAACAGGGACATTCTTTCGGTGCTTTTCATAAAGAGGAACTGATCGGCTGGGTCATCTGCAATTTCAGGACATGGAACAACAGCCTTATCATTGAACATATTGTGGTGAGCGAAGCCTACAGACGACAGAATACAGGAAGGCTGCTCATAAAAGCAGTCAACCGCAAAGCCCGTGAGCTGAACTGCAGGATCGTAGAGCTGGAAACACAGAATACCAATTATTCTGCGATTCAGTTTTACCTGAAATGCGGTTTTATGTTTACCGGTATCCATACAAAAAGGTATGCGGATTCTGTTGAGACTGCTGTGTTTATGAGCTTTGACCTGATGATTTAAGGTAATGCCAAGCAGAGCTTAGCAGAATCAGAATCAGAATTAAAATCAAGCCACACCATGGGATATACAATCTGTATTTTTGAAGACTGTGATCTGGAGTTGACAGGGTTTTGAATGCATTTAAACAGCCGGTTATTCCACAAACTCTCCTTTCCTTTCTACGATCTGATTTCCCCACTTTGTAATAGCTT
The sequence above is a segment of the Chryseobacterium sp. JJR-5R genome. Coding sequences within it:
- the pafA gene encoding alkaline phosphatase PafA, translating into MLRKISVVAAAFLSVITTHAQKNRNSQLERPKLVVGLVVDQMRWDYLYRFYNKYGNEGFKRLLNTGYSLNNVHIPYIPTVTALGHACIYTGSVPAIHGIAGNDWTDKETGKNVYCTTDESVRPVGTQNVKVGSHSPKNLWSTTVTDELRLATNFQGKVVGVSLKDRASILPAGHTPNGAYWFDDSSGNFITSTWYMNDLPQWLKSFNALNLPDKLVANGWNTLLPISQYTESAPDNSSWEGLLGSAKTPTFPYSNLAADYQAKKDNIRYTPFGNTLTLKLAEAAVEGEKLGGDDVVDMLAVNLASTDYAGHKFGPNSIEVEDVYLRLDQDLAQFFSYLDTKVGKGKYTVFLSADHGGAHSVGFLQEHKITTGFFGDGIEAAMNLKLKEKFGVDKLINGVDNYQIYFDRKLLKENKLVLDEVRDFTVQEIENDPNDLYAVSVTKVQEATIPEPLKQRIINGINRQRSGDIQLISHDSMLPPYAKTGTTHSVWNSYDSHIPLIFMGWGIRHGASDKPYHMTDIAPTVSSLLKIQFPSGNVGNPITEVTEK
- a CDS encoding GNAT family N-acetyltransferase, encoding MEIRKLQKFTDNSILNRSLNGYETDTIYVVSAIEMGNAFEFSLREKKQPYIKAWATGPDDVDLLNTIIEQGHSFGAFHKEELIGWVICNFRTWNNSLIIEHIVVSEAYRRQNTGRLLIKAVNRKARELNCRIVELETQNTNYSAIQFYLKCGFMFTGIHTKRYADSVETAVFMSFDLMI